The window CCTAAAACAATTTAATACGGCGATTGAAAATTTAATAGAATCTGTTCAGATACGGGGATAAAAATTTGCCGGTTTTTAAAAAATAAGGGATAAAGCTTTTCGATTTATAACTATTTAAAGTTTTAGCGGTTATTGGAATGGAAAAAAGAAAATATAAAATTAAACTCAGCAATAAAAAAGTTTTAATTCCGGCAAAAAAAAACCGCCCATTCTGTTGTAAAATCCTAATTTTACTAAATCTATAATTTTTGTAAGTGTGAACGATATTAATGCAAAAATTATTAAGATTAATAAAAAAACAGCCGCAAAAACCGCTATTTTTCCATATTCTTGGTTGTTAAACCGCTGCGCGATATTGCTTAAATAATAAGAATCGTAATATTTTGAAGTTACGTAAGACGCTCCGTAATACGCAAAAAAAACCCCGAGTATAGATATAGCCTCTTTTATAAAACCTCTAAAAAAACCTCTTATCATAATAATGATAAAAAAGACCAAAAAGGCTATATCCAAATAACTCATAGATTTTATCAGTAAATTATTAATAATTGAAATAATTTTTTTTGGAATTTCTTTTTCTGGAAGCTGCCGCTTTTTTCTTTCTTTTCACGCTCGGTTTTTCGTAATGCTCTCTTTTTCTGATTTCAGAA of the Candidatus Acidulodesulfobacterium acidiphilum genome contains:
- a CDS encoding CvpA family protein, whose translation is MSYLDIAFLVFFIIIMIRGFFRGFIKEAISILGVFFAYYGASYVTSKYYDSYYLSNIAQRFNNQEYGKIAVFAAVFLLILIIFALISFTLTKIIDLVKLGFYNRMGGFFLPELKLFYC
- a CDS encoding 30S ribosomal protein S21, which gives rise to MSIVKIKENESFENALRRFKKSCERAGILSEIRKREHYEKPSVKRKKKAAASRKRNSKKNYFNY